The Lysinibacillus irui sequence TCAATGGTATCATTACGTTTCGTCGAAACAATGGCCAAGCGAATACCTTGTGCTTTTAATTGTTCTAGCGTTGTTACTACATCAGGGTATTGGCTCACAAGTTCATCATGATGTTCTATATTCCAAGCGCGATATTTTGCTATTAAAGCCTCCTCTTCACCTGGAGCAATGTCATTAAATGTCTGTTTCAGGGATGGACCAATGAATTTCAAGCAGTCTTTTGGCGAATATTGCCCGGGAAATCGCTCATTTAACACATGCATAAATGTTTGAATGATTAAATCATTTGTATTAAGTAAAGTTCCATCAAAGTCGAATAGTAGAGCTTTTACAGCCATATTTTTTACATCCCCTTATTTGTTATCCAAGTATTTCACGGCTGGTTTTACCTTTATTCTGCGATAAATAATCGCTCCAAGTCCAACGATAATCCCAATAATAGATACAACCTGCGCTGAGCGTAAATCGCCTACAAGATACAGACTATCTGTACGCATTCCTTCAATAAAGAAACGACCAATTGAATACCAAATTAAATAACTAAAGAAAATTTCCCCACGATTTAAATTTACTTTGCGTAAAACAAGTAAAATAATAAGCCCAATAAGGTTCCAGACGGATTCATATAAAAACGTCGGATGTACATATGAACCTAATTCTTCGATATACATTTGATTGATAATCCAATCTGGCAGCATGAGATTTTCTAAAAATGCTTTAGATACCTCTCCACCATAGGCCTCTTGGTTCATAAAGTTGCCCCATCGACCAATAATCTGACCGATTAAAATACTTGGTGCTGCAATATCCGCTACTCGTAAAAAGCTTACATTTTTTATACGAGTATATATGTAAGCTGTGACAAATGCCCCGATGAGGGCACCATGAATGGCAATACCGCCATTCCATATTTCAATGATTTTCCCGGGATTTTCACTATAGTAATCCCATCGCATTGACACATAGTAAATACGTGCACAGATGATGGATATTGGCACTGCCCATAATAACAAGTCTGCAAGGAAGTCTTCAGGCAATCCTCTCTTAACAGCCTCTCTCTGCCCGACAACATAGGCTAAAATGATTCCCGACACAATCAGCAATCCATACCAACGCACTGGAATTGGCCCTAAATGGAAAGCAATCGGGTTAATCTGTAATAGTAATAAATCCATCTTCTACCCCTCTCAATATGTCATTAATCATGGATGGTTTGTTTGTTTGTATTAATCGTCTAACACATCATTCGACGAAATGACTTCATCTAAGCGTCTTGAAAATTCCTCAGCTGCATTAACTCCCATTTTCTTCAAGCGATAATTCATCGCAGCTACTTCAATAATAACGGAGACATTGCGCCCTGGGCGTACTGGGATTGTTAATTTTGTCAGCTCAGTATCAATTATTTTCATTTTCTCTTCTTCTAAGCCTAATCGATCATAAACTTTTTGCGGGTCCCAAATTTCCAGCTCAATGATCAGTGTAATACGTTTATATGGACGCACTGCACTCGCACCAAATAGTGTCATAATGTCAATAATCCCAATACCACGTATTTCTAATAAATGCTCCAACAAAGGTGGTGGACTACCAATTAATAAGTTTTCCGATTCTTGACGAATTTCTACACAGTCATCTGCTACTAATCGATGACCCTTTTTTACAAGCTCAAGTGCTGTTTCACTTTTACCTACGCCACTTTTCCCAATAATTAAAATACCAATTCCATACACATCGACGAGTACACCATGGGCTGCTGTCATTGGTGCTAGGCGTCCCTCTAAGTAGTTTGTCAATCTACTCGAAAATTTTGTTGTCGTCATATGTGTTTTAAAAACTGGAACATGCTTTTCGTTGGAAGCTTGTATAAGCTCCTCTGGCACTTCTAAATCTCGAGAAATAATAATAGCAGGCGTATCTTGCGAACAAAGCAAACGCATACGCTCTAGCTTGACATCTGCTGGCAGCATTTCAAAAAAAGATAGCTCTGTTTTGCCAAGCAATTGTACACGATTAGCAGGATAATGTGTAAAATAACCTGCCATTTCAAGTCCAGGTCTTGAAATATCACTTGTCACTATTGTTCTGCCGATCCCTTCCTCACCAGCTAATAACTCTAACTTAAATTTCTCCATAACATCTCTTGTTAATACTACGACCAATGAAAAAGCCTCCAATCAATGGATAAGGTTCTCCTTATTTTAGCATGTCTATGTATAAAAGAAATGTATTTACTCTTAACAAAAAAACTAGCGGCTCTCCAGTCCGCTAGTTTTGAATAGTATTATTTCTGAGTAGCTAACCATTTAGCAACTGCCTCAGCATCTGCCCCTTTAACAACTCCAGGAGGCATGCCACCTTTACCATTATTAATAATATCTAAAATTTCTGATTCTGATAAACGAGAACCTACATCGTTTAATGCTGGTCCAGTCGCACCTTGTAGCTCGCCACCATGACAAGAAACACAAGATTTCATAGCAATTGCTTCACCATCCGGAGCAGCGGCACTTTCATTGTTAGTTGCCTCTTTATCTCCGCCGCCACATGCAGCTAAAAAGATTGCTGATCCGAACACTAATGTTAACATTGCTTTTTTCATTAGTACCCCTCCTCATAATAATTATCTTACGCCGCCATTATACCAAAATTATGCACGTTTGAAACCTTCTCCTAATACCTCATACGCATCAGAAACGATAACAAACGCTGATGGGTCAACGCTTTTAATGAGTTGTTTCAGCTTTGTGAATTCTGTTTGATAAACAACAACCATAAGAACTGGTCGTGCTTCTCCCGTATAACCTCCGATGGCTTGTAACTTCGTGACTCCACGATTGATTTCAGCATAAATGGCTTGCCGAACTTCATCTTGTTTCACCGTAATAATATAGACCATTTTAGATTGACTAAAACCTAGCTGAATGATATCAATTGTTTTTGTCGTTACATAAAGTCCAATCAGGGCATACAAACCTTTCTCTAAATCAAAAACAACTGCTGCACTAATCGCAATGATTCCATCTATTAATAGCACACTCGTACCAAGCGATAATCCAGTAAATTTCGTAATGATTTGCGCTAGTAAATCAGTGCCACCAGTTGAAGCATTCCCTTTAAAGACCAGTCCTATTCCTAATCCAACAACAATTCCACCAAAAAGAGCTCCAAGTAAAGAATTATCAGTCCAAGGTTCCCAGCTATTTGTTAACAAGACAATAAACGGTAACGTAATCGTACCGATAAATGATTTAATACCAAATTTTTTGCCCAGCAACAACACTCCAGCAATAAATAGTGGAATATTAAACGCATATTGAACAATTCCCGGATTCCAACCAAATAAACCATGCAAAATCGTACTAATTCCACTGACCCCACCTGAAGCGACTTGATTTGGTAATAAAAAGACATTAAAACCAATAGCTATTATTGCCGCTCCTACTATCACATACACATACTCCACAATGCTTTCTCTCACATCATGCTTCATTTCCCCACGCCCACTTCAACTATCAGAATTTTTTAAAGACGTGATGATTATAGCAAATACTTTTCACATTGAGAACTTCATCTTGATGAAGAAAGCACTGTCTTGTAGACATACAAAAGAAGCTAACTCACCTGAAAATAAGATAGCTTCTTAATAAGAGTACAGTCATTTAAAATGATTTTTCTGCCCATTCCATGGCCTCATAATATAATTGATCAATATCAACTAATTGGATATTCAATTGTGTAGCTAGCCCCTCTAATCGCTCCCAGTCTAATTTACTTAAAGCGATACTAAACTCCAAATAAGGTGTCATGTCCGTTTCATTACCTAATATTGTATTCGTGATATCCTCCGAAAATGGAAGCTGGTGTAGAATAGCTTCCATCGGTCTTTGAAGTAATGTATCAATTAGTGAAAACATGCCCACTAAGAAATATTCCGAGAAATTCTTTTTGTAGGAAAGCTTCGCTAATTTCTCACAGACCTTTGCACGGAATAAAGATGTACACATCACTTCTTTAAATAAATCAGAGTCGGCATCTATATCCATTTCTCGCATAGCCAATAAATAAATCCATTTTCGTAAATTCGAAATCCCAAGGAGGACAATGGCTTGTTTAATAGAGCGTACTTTAGATTTTGAGCGCTTAGAAGAATTATTAATCATTTGTAATAATTTATACGTCAATGAGATGTCCCGTTCAATATTTTCTGCTAGTAGTTGAATATTTGGCTCTTCTTCTTTTAGTAATGAGATGATATGAATGTATTGGATCGTATTCGCTGGAATGTCTGTTGCGTGTATTATTTGAGGTTGTTCAAAAAAATAGCCTTGAAACAATACATACCCAGAGGATTTAGCCACTTCAAATTGATGGCGAGTTTCTACTTTTTCAGCGAGTAATTGAATATGTGGAAATCTTTCCTTTACTTCACTTTCAATCTCCATTCTTTTTACGATAGATGAAGCTAAAAAGTCTACTTTAATATAGTCGACTTGTTCGAACAGTTCATCATAAACTTCTACATGTTCTTCCATAATAAAATCATCTAATGCTATTTGGAATCCATGTTTTTTCAGCTCAATCACCCGTTCAACTAACTGTGGGGTAAGCGGAACATCTTCTAATATCTCAATCACAACCTGTGAGGGATTTAAAAATTCATGAATTGAGCTCATCAATAAGTTTTCTGTAAAATTAACAAAACCCGGTTTACCTTTTGTTACTTCTTCAAAACCAATTGAAAGAAATGAGTTCACAAGTACGTCAATAGTTGCTGCATCTGAATCAACCATTGGAAAGGCATTTACGTTTTTGCCACGATATAATAATTCATACGCAACAACCTGCTCATGAAGATTAAAGATAGGCTGTCTGCCAATAAATACTTCCATTTCGATACCCCCATTTCTCCATATTCTAGTAATTCTAAGTATAGCATTTTTTACAACCTGATGCTTATACTTCAATATAATTTAACACGGTCCTACTAATCCAAAAAAAGACAGTCCAAGTGATTTTTTCATCACAAGGACTGTCCTTATTATTTACCAACTTTGGATTTAATGGCTCCGATTACTGCAGGTACAACAGAGATAAAGATAATCAATATAAGTACTATTGAGAAGTTATCTTTGATAATAGGAATATTCCCAAAGAAATAGCCTAGTAATGTACAGCTGAAAACCCATAAAACGGCACCAAGAATATTATAAAGAAGGAAGTAGCTATAGTTCATTTTACTTGCACCGGCTACAAACGGAATGAATGTACGAATAAATGGCATAAAACGGGCTATAACAATCGTTTTCCCACCATGAGTATTAAAGAATTTTTCTGCTGCCTCCATGCGTTCTTTCTTCACAACTCTACCAAGAAGGCTCTTTGGAGGTATAGATGTTCCTACCTTATGACCAATATGATAGTTCATCGTATCTCCTAAAATAGCTGCTGCTAAAAATACAGGGATTAGAATCCACATATCAAAGGCTCCCATTGCAGCTGCTAGTGTACCACTTGCAAATAGCAATGAATCACCAGGTAAGAACGGGAAAATAACAACGCCTGTCTCTACAAAAACAATCGCAAATAAAATAAGATAACTCCAATTGCCAAAATCACGAATAATTTCTTCTAAATGTACATCAATATGGATAATAAAGCTTATTAACTCTTTAATGAGTTCAATCATGTTTTTGTATGCTCTCTTTCAATAGTATTTTTACTAAAAGCTTTGACGTAGCTCCACATCAAAGGGTTCCAAGTTTTGTACGTCTTTTTACATTACTTCCTCACTATATGACAAGCTCTTGAAAAGTATGTAGAAGATTTCACAAGTTTGATTTTATCACTTACAGATAGTTACGCTCAACTGATTTTACTATTATACGAATAATGTACAAAAAAAGAGCTACCATTTTTCAATAGTAGCTTTTCTCGTTTAAACTTTTTCTTTTAATGAACGACGTAGTATTTTTCCTGTCGTGTTCTTCGGAAGTTCGTCTAAAATCTCGATTACTTTTGGAACTTTATACTTTACCATATGCTTAGCACAATAAGAAAGGAGGTCCTCTGTAGACGTGGCTGCTACTTCTTTTAGTACAACATATGCATGAACGGCTTCCCCTAAGTTAGGATCTGGGAACCCTACAACTGCTGCCTCCACAATATTATTATGGGTAAACAAGACTTCCTCCACTTCTCGAGGATAAACATTATAGCCCCCAACAATAATCATATCTTTTTTGCGATCAACAATATAAAAATACCCTTCCTCATCTACTCTTGCTAAATCTCCTGTATAAAGCCAGCCATCCCGTATCGCCATCGCTGTTTCTTCTGGCATTTTATAATAGCCCTTCATTACGTTAGGACCACGTACAATTAGCTCCCCTACTTCGCCAACAGGCACTTCCTGACCGTTCACATCAACCACTTTATTCTCTACATTACTAATGGAAGTACCAATAGAGCCGGCTTTTCGATCACGATCTAGCGGATTAAAGCATGTAACGGGTGAAGCTTCTGATAAGCCATACCCCTCGGACACACGCACATTAAATTTCTGCTCGAAATTATGTAATAGTGCAACAGGTAAAGAGGCACCACCTGAAATGGCCAAACGAATTGTCGAGAAATCTTCTGGATTGCCCTCAGGTAATTGATATAAGAAATTATACATAGTTGGAACACCAGCAAATACTGTTGCTTTTTGTTCTCTCGCTAGTGCAAAAATTTCTGTAGGACTAAATCTTGGTGTAAGTAAAACTGTAGCTCCGCTTAATAAAGGCGCATTGACTACAACCGTTAAGGCAAATACATGGAATACCGGTAAAGTAGCGATAACACGATCATCCGCCTTAATTCCTAAATAATGGGCAACATCACGAGCATTTGAATAGACATTGCCATGTGTCAGCATGGCACCCTTTGGACTGCCTGTTGTACCAGAAGTATACAAAATGATAGCATTATCGTCATCTGCAACTTCAATAGGCTGTAAAGATTGAGAAGCATTAGCGATAACTTGTGTAAATAAATGTGTCTTTTCTTGTGCTTGTGGTGATAAAGCAGCCACTTTTTCTACTACATCTGGCGTTGTTTCACAAATAACGAATGATGCTACTTGCGGAAAAGCTTGTACACCCTTTTCAACAAGTGGTAGCAAAGCATCCAGCGCAATAACTACTTTTACATCCCCATTATGCAAAATATATGAAATTTCATCAGGTGTATAGATTGGATTGACTGGTATTGCTGTTGCCCCTAAGCGCATTGTTGCATACAAAGCAATTAAATAATGAGGCGTATTGCCGAGTAAAAACGCCACATGATCCCCTTTTTCAACGCCTAAATCTTGTAACCCCTTTGCAAAGCGACCAACTGTAAGCTCAAATTCCCCGTAAGTAGTATCCTTCCCCATAAAATGATACGCAACTTTTTCCGGTTGTTCTGTTGCCTGTTGGTGAACACGTGAAACTAAATTCAATTACACCATCCCCTTATCGTATAAAATGAATCGTTATTCAGTAATATTATATAAGAAATATATCTAAAAGACAATGAGTCTTTTTATTTCATGTCGTAAATTACGTCAAATAATTCATTTTTTGCTCTTTTAAACAAATACATCATGAACGAATATGAGAGATGTAGCGCCAACGAATTAAATAAAAGTAGACGACTTGTATTAACACAAAAAAGCCAAAAGCAAAGAACACTTCTTTTACAATCGAAATATTTGCAATGTCTCTCAAAATGCCCTGAACCATTAGAAAAGCAAAGGCACTATGCATCATCGCAACACCCCATGGTAAGAAGAATTGAGGAAATAAATGACGATTAACAAGCTTTTTAAGCTCTGCATCGGTTAAACCCATACGCTTTAATACATCAAATTTGCGCTTTTCTCGTTCAAGTGACGTATGCAATTTGAAATAGATAAAGCTCCCAGCTGCAAGTAGAAAGACAGTGGCAACTAAAACACCTACTAATGTAAAGAGTGAGTAAGTAGCTAGTATATAAGAATAATTTAATCCAGCATTCTCAAAGTAAAAAGGACTAAATTTATCCTTCTTAATAAAATACAAATTAGACTCTAGATAATCTATATTTTTACCGATTTCCTTAGTCTCCATCCACTGTGGAATCACAAACGTAAATAAATGATAGCTTGGTTGAATAATGTCTTGATCAGCAATTGGACGAACAAGCTTAGCAAAATCTTCATCACTGATGACGATGGAATTGACACTTACAATCGAACCAGGGAATACTATTTTTGGATAGACACTATCAATCGTTATCGGTATATTATTTTCCTCTAGCACGGTATGCACGATTCTATTTTTTAATTTTTTTAGTGAATCCTCTGAATAAGGGATAAACACTGCCTCTCCAGATCCTAAATTCAACAAAGGATAGCTGTAAGAAGAAAGTAAGACATTCATATCGGACTCTCGAAAGACCTCAACCTCATTGCGTGTAAAAGAAGAGGTTTGCTTCACTACAATAAAACGAGAAAGCTGATAGGATAAACCCTTCTCCTCTAATTGTAGCCTTAATGAATTGATATGCTCTCGTTCATATGGATTATCGACATCCCCTTTATAAACGAGCCCCAATGGATTTAGCCGATCATATTGGGTTGTATAGGAGGACATAGTCGCTAAAACACCAACAGATAAAAATGCAAGGGTTGATACCATCGTTACAACGAAAAACATTTTTACATTATCCATCATAATATGAGTTTGTTCAGCAAGAGATAGTAGACGATACCGCTGCCAATGATATTTGCGTTTTCCCCGGGCTAAATCTAAAAAGCAAGGAACGGAATCACTAAAAAAATAATATGTTCCAAATGTTGCGGAAAATGGGATTAACAGGGTTAAACCGATCAAAGAAGTATGTCCTACAACAAACGCTAAAATATATGTCGTTAAAATTAAAGCAACACCATAGACAGCTCGGATTTTTGAATAGGTAGCTAGGCTATTTAAATAATCACTACCTTTTAAAAGATCACGTAATTTTCGCTCTCGTGTGAAGTACACACTAATAAATGAAATTACTACAAACGCACTTGTGAACACTCCAATTGTCAGTAAAAATGGCTCCCAGGAAACGTAAAGGGGTAAATCATCTAAATGCAAAATTTCTCGTACAATCATAAAAAAGAATTTGGAAAACGAGAAGCCAAACACAATCCCTACAATGATGGAGCCAGATCCAATGATCATTGTTTCTAAAAAAACAAGTCGATTCATCTGGCGCTTTTCCATTCCCAAATGCAATAAAATGGCGAATTCTTGGGATCTAGCCTCTAAAAAGGCACTCATGGAATAATATAAAAAGAATAATGTAAAGAGGACGAGTACAATTTCTGCACCCACCATTCCTATCAGGGATACTTCGCCTAATATCCCTCGTTCAATATCTGGATGAAACATTAACATGGAATAGATAAAAAATACAGCCACCGAAAAAAAGCTTGCCATGAAAAAGGCACCATAGATACGGCTGTTCCGCACGACATTACGGTAAGCGAATTGTCGAAAGGTCACCTACTTGCCCTCCTCCTAGTAAGCTCAAAACATTTAATATGCGTTGGAAAAACATTTGACGACGATCATCACGATAAATTTCATTGAAAAATTCACCATCTTTAATGAATAACACTCGATCACAATAGCTTGCTGCAATCGGATCATGCGTGACCATCACAATCGTTGTTTGTTTCTCACGATTAACTTTCGTTAAAAGTTCTAGCACATCACGTGAAGAATTCGAATCTAAATTACCCGTTGGCTCATCTGCTAAAATGAGGCTAGGATTATGAATAAGTGCTCGCCCAATGGCAGTTCTTTGTGCCTGTCCACCAGAAATTTCATTTGGACGTTTATGAAGAAAAGAAGTTAAGTCTAGCTTTTCAACAATACTAGCTAGACGTTCCTCCATTACTTCTAGCGGCTGCTGATCTAAAGTTAATGGCAGCACGATATTTTCTTCAACCGTCAGCATATGCAAAAGATTGAAATCTTGAAAGACAAAACCGAGCTGTCTTCTTCTGAAGTAAGCAAGCTCTGTTGCATTCAGCTTATGTGGATTCATTCCATCCAGTATGATTTCTCCACTTGTCGGTTCATCAATGGTTGAAATAATATTCAGTAATGTTGTTTTACCGCTTCCTGAAGGCCCCATAACAGCTAGAAACTCACCTTCTTCAACATCAAAGCTCAATTGATTTAAAGCACGGTGCGTGACCTTACCTTCATACACTTTCGTCACATCTTTAATTTGTAAAATAGGCATCCTTCATTCACCTTATTTCTTCATTAATTCTAATGGCTGTGGTAAAAGCCACTCTAATACTACCTCAAAGCCAATTTGAAAATGAGGCTCTATCAATGCCATTACGGACTCTTCCTCTACCAAACTAAAGCAATGTTCTCCAATAATGACATCCCAAGCATCCATTTCTCCATCTACAATCTCACCACATACCGTATAATACCCACTGTACATAATCTTTTGATCTTCGACAGGAAATGCATTCAATAATGTCGGTTGTTGTAAGTTTAACCCAAGCATATTTGAAAAATGCAGTAGTTCTACGCCTAGCTTTTCATTTGCTATGAGGAAATTTTGATAAGCTAATGTATCTCCATGTTGCATATGAGTCATATAAAGAGCTTTTGTTTTCTCCTTATCAATCGTTAATACCCAATCTTCAATACGTACTTCTACCATTCTAGCGCCCCCTAGTT is a genomic window containing:
- the ppaX gene encoding pyrophosphatase PpaX produces the protein MAVKALLFDFDGTLLNTNDLIIQTFMHVLNERFPGQYSPKDCLKFIGPSLKQTFNDIAPGEEEALIAKYRAWNIEHHDELVSQYPDVVTTLEQLKAQGIRLAIVSTKRNDTIDRGLSILGATHLFDVRIGTDDVKNVKPDPEPVLLALERLGIDKEDAIMIGDNSHDIEAGHRAGVRAAGVAWAIKGEAYLQQYQPEYMLQHMTDLFDIVKEG
- the lgt gene encoding prolipoprotein diacylglyceryl transferase, which translates into the protein MDLLLLQINPIAFHLGPIPVRWYGLLIVSGIILAYVVGQREAVKRGLPEDFLADLLLWAVPISIICARIYYVSMRWDYYSENPGKIIEIWNGGIAIHGALIGAFVTAYIYTRIKNVSFLRVADIAAPSILIGQIIGRWGNFMNQEAYGGEVSKAFLENLMLPDWIINQMYIEELGSYVHPTFLYESVWNLIGLIILLVLRKVNLNRGEIFFSYLIWYSIGRFFIEGMRTDSLYLVGDLRSAQVVSIIGIIVGLGAIIYRRIKVKPAVKYLDNK
- the hprK gene encoding HPr(Ser) kinase/phosphatase is translated as MVVVLTRDVMEKFKLELLAGEEGIGRTIVTSDISRPGLEMAGYFTHYPANRVQLLGKTELSFFEMLPADVKLERMRLLCSQDTPAIIISRDLEVPEELIQASNEKHVPVFKTHMTTTKFSSRLTNYLEGRLAPMTAAHGVLVDVYGIGILIIGKSGVGKSETALELVKKGHRLVADDCVEIRQESENLLIGSPPPLLEHLLEIRGIGIIDIMTLFGASAVRPYKRITLIIELEIWDPQKVYDRLGLEEEKMKIIDTELTKLTIPVRPGRNVSVIIEVAAMNYRLKKMGVNAAEEFSRRLDEVISSNDVLDD
- the cccB gene encoding cytochrome c551, coding for MKKAMLTLVFGSAIFLAACGGGDKEATNNESAAAPDGEAIAMKSCVSCHGGELQGATGPALNDVGSRLSESEILDIINNGKGGMPPGVVKGADAEAVAKWLATQK
- a CDS encoding YitT family protein, which codes for MKHDVRESIVEYVYVIVGAAIIAIGFNVFLLPNQVASGGVSGISTILHGLFGWNPGIVQYAFNIPLFIAGVLLLGKKFGIKSFIGTITLPFIVLLTNSWEPWTDNSLLGALFGGIVVGLGIGLVFKGNASTGGTDLLAQIITKFTGLSLGTSVLLIDGIIAISAAVVFDLEKGLYALIGLYVTTKTIDIIQLGFSQSKMVYIITVKQDEVRQAIYAEINRGVTKLQAIGGYTGEARPVLMVVVYQTEFTKLKQLIKSVDPSAFVIVSDAYEVLGEGFKRA
- a CDS encoding EAL and HDOD domain-containing protein, which produces MEVFIGRQPIFNLHEQVVAYELLYRGKNVNAFPMVDSDAATIDVLVNSFLSIGFEEVTKGKPGFVNFTENLLMSSIHEFLNPSQVVIEILEDVPLTPQLVERVIELKKHGFQIALDDFIMEEHVEVYDELFEQVDYIKVDFLASSIVKRMEIESEVKERFPHIQLLAEKVETRHQFEVAKSSGYVLFQGYFFEQPQIIHATDIPANTIQYIHIISLLKEEEPNIQLLAENIERDISLTYKLLQMINNSSKRSKSKVRSIKQAIVLLGISNLRKWIYLLAMREMDIDADSDLFKEVMCTSLFRAKVCEKLAKLSYKKNFSEYFLVGMFSLIDTLLQRPMEAILHQLPFSEDITNTILGNETDMTPYLEFSIALSKLDWERLEGLATQLNIQLVDIDQLYYEAMEWAEKSF
- a CDS encoding VTT domain-containing protein, whose product is MELIKELISFIIHIDVHLEEIIRDFGNWSYLILFAIVFVETGVVIFPFLPGDSLLFASGTLAAAMGAFDMWILIPVFLAAAILGDTMNYHIGHKVGTSIPPKSLLGRVVKKERMEAAEKFFNTHGGKTIVIARFMPFIRTFIPFVAGASKMNYSYFLLYNILGAVLWVFSCTLLGYFFGNIPIIKDNFSIVLILIIFISVVPAVIGAIKSKVGK
- a CDS encoding fatty acid--CoA ligase family protein yields the protein MNLVSRVHQQATEQPEKVAYHFMGKDTTYGEFELTVGRFAKGLQDLGVEKGDHVAFLLGNTPHYLIALYATMRLGATAIPVNPIYTPDEISYILHNGDVKVVIALDALLPLVEKGVQAFPQVASFVICETTPDVVEKVAALSPQAQEKTHLFTQVIANASQSLQPIEVADDDNAIILYTSGTTGSPKGAMLTHGNVYSNARDVAHYLGIKADDRVIATLPVFHVFALTVVVNAPLLSGATVLLTPRFSPTEIFALAREQKATVFAGVPTMYNFLYQLPEGNPEDFSTIRLAISGGASLPVALLHNFEQKFNVRVSEGYGLSEASPVTCFNPLDRDRKAGSIGTSISNVENKVVDVNGQEVPVGEVGELIVRGPNVMKGYYKMPEETAMAIRDGWLYTGDLARVDEEGYFYIVDRKKDMIIVGGYNVYPREVEEVLFTHNNIVEAAVVGFPDPNLGEAVHAYVVLKEVAATSTEDLLSYCAKHMVKYKVPKVIEILDELPKNTTGKILRRSLKEKV
- a CDS encoding FtsX-like permease family protein, which translates into the protein MTFRQFAYRNVVRNSRIYGAFFMASFFSVAVFFIYSMLMFHPDIERGILGEVSLIGMVGAEIVLVLFTLFFLYYSMSAFLEARSQEFAILLHLGMEKRQMNRLVFLETMIIGSGSIIVGIVFGFSFSKFFFMIVREILHLDDLPLYVSWEPFLLTIGVFTSAFVVISFISVYFTRERKLRDLLKGSDYLNSLATYSKIRAVYGVALILTTYILAFVVGHTSLIGLTLLIPFSATFGTYYFFSDSVPCFLDLARGKRKYHWQRYRLLSLAEQTHIMMDNVKMFFVVTMVSTLAFLSVGVLATMSSYTTQYDRLNPLGLVYKGDVDNPYEREHINSLRLQLEEKGLSYQLSRFIVVKQTSSFTRNEVEVFRESDMNVLLSSYSYPLLNLGSGEAVFIPYSEDSLKKLKNRIVHTVLEENNIPITIDSVYPKIVFPGSIVSVNSIVISDEDFAKLVRPIADQDIIQPSYHLFTFVIPQWMETKEIGKNIDYLESNLYFIKKDKFSPFYFENAGLNYSYILATYSLFTLVGVLVATVFLLAAGSFIYFKLHTSLEREKRKFDVLKRMGLTDAELKKLVNRHLFPQFFLPWGVAMMHSAFAFLMVQGILRDIANISIVKEVFFAFGFFVLIQVVYFYLIRWRYISHIRS
- a CDS encoding ABC transporter ATP-binding protein, with product MPILQIKDVTKVYEGKVTHRALNQLSFDVEEGEFLAVMGPSGSGKTTLLNIISTIDEPTSGEIILDGMNPHKLNATELAYFRRRQLGFVFQDFNLLHMLTVEENIVLPLTLDQQPLEVMEERLASIVEKLDLTSFLHKRPNEISGGQAQRTAIGRALIHNPSLILADEPTGNLDSNSSRDVLELLTKVNREKQTTIVMVTHDPIAASYCDRVLFIKDGEFFNEIYRDDRRQMFFQRILNVLSLLGGGQVGDLSTIRLP